A genomic segment from Ciconia boyciana chromosome 5, ASM3463844v1, whole genome shotgun sequence encodes:
- the ZNF518B gene encoding zinc finger protein 518B yields the protein MQLKKMREILPRLYPGQVNDKNNSLTTSPKQSSEDKTNPSKGDDDQNCCYQGTEAENNKLSLISCIKCRSVQKISMQDIEKHKKLGWTEDKNFICKECSHITPPAFHFVPEGASAVDFEKREKKSPSKTQKTFKVKNFLPGKYYCDKCRFSTKDPLQYKKHVGQHEEIKFICSHCSYVSYTKGEFQRHLVKHTGTFPYQCEYCEYGAVRHDYIVKHTRRVHETPTKRLSNTIINHKQKKPSQSTLFGKQKYGKIPFQNELSNSSSNMVCEIPDKVTKTVFSSHDVECSINTASVQDKTILEPSEISVCENQSVEVEVYSPKMEPLQPGMPLTVIAPSELVVPSNCLAQIVEIKIVNGAQQLVLKLIPMKEATYKPVNSAEEELENQGIEGSAEGKKPSSVSQNELLTMEVNVDKLSSVSNQLNLDSPYEKNSECFSDSQLSDCNSVSIQREDASKLRFHLVKGIDVHSGVIELCSPSLVMNSTEKKSDLKSSRWEVDGKNNLHYDLYCYEEGMDIPPPKYAAISEEKSSKNISVEAAQEGKNSSPSAVLKQKDTLPLKRDDKECRSLPVSSTEIHLAGKGFVKKSVTSSEAGKNFHVTKTPRCEDMTFGFSKVKRAETISEKNNLLLESLELQKMENKDNPFEGPVISSVFSLSSGAENVPEGVRWDDTTCNKKSATLLCRKIAQLMSAAESNMKSMPLRCQASSKKVLFPQENSASCERVVPATEVEQSASLPQVHGGSSVISSEEHSKDELLTFARTSKSRVTKNSHVATPVFIPKGTMLRVLNATSSQKSNGIENRSETSAPSVYCNEMFLPRPVPVSVSETLSSNFPCFPNQSEPNAQSQSISLRQRPKREASVKNNSKQTGVPFQKSSDVSKQSKPYSKSQLRPKNKVKQASFRELPKRKTRTPSETSSSSDMSYLLTARRLRLVPLRMNQLIKCPRRNQPVVVLNHPDVDSPEIMNVMKTINKYKGQVLKVVLSERTSSCLGVKRYRKRLTLQNVETGNQAKKQSMLKMKLKKTHKNNYQVVETSPAETLQCMFKCWFCGRVYMDQEEWISHGQRHLIEATKGWDVLSLPAKKH from the coding sequence atgcagttgaaaaaaatgagggaaattTTACCAAGATTGTACCCTGGCCAagttaatgataaaaataattccttaacTACATCCCCAAAGCAATCTTCTGAGGATAAAACAAATCCGTCAAAAGGGGATGATGACCAAAACTGCTGCTACCAAGGGACTGAGGCTGAGAATAATAAGTTGTCACTGATAAGCTGTATAAAATGCAGAAGTGTTCAGAAAATTTCAATGCAAGATATAGAAAAGCATAAGAAGCTTGGGTGGACTGAAGACAAAAATTTCATCTGCAAGGAGTGCAGTCATATTACACCACCAGCTTTCCATTTTGTTCCTGAGGGTGCCAGTGCTGTAGACTTCGAAAAAcgtgaaaaaaaatccccaagtaaaacccagaaaacatttaaagttaaaaacTTTCTGCCAGGTAAATACTACTGTGATAAATGTAGATTTTCAACAAAGGATCCTTTGCAGTATAAAAAGCATGTAGGTCaacatgaagaaattaaatttatttgttCCCACTGTAGTTATGTATCCTACACCAAAGGAGAATTCCAGAGGCATTTGGTGAAACACACTGGAACTTTTCCGTATCAGTGTGAATACTGTGAATACGGTGCTGTTAGACATGATTATATAGTGAAACATACGAGAAGAGTACATGAAACACCCACAAAACGGCTTTCAAATACTATCATAAACCACAAGCAAAAGAAGCCGAGTCAAAGCACTttatttggaaagcagaaatatgGTAAAATTCCTTTTCAGAATGAACTTTCAAATTCGTCTTCAAATATGGTTTGTGAGATTCCAGATAAAGTAACTAAAACAGTCTTTTCGTCTCATGATGTAGAATGTAGCATAAACACAGCATCAGTCCAGGATAAAACAATATTGGAACCATCTGAAATAAGCGTATGTGAGAATCAAAGTGTTGAAGTTGAGGTTTATTCTCCAAAAATGGAGCCTTTACAACCTGGGATGCCTTTAACAGTAATTGCACCGTCTGAACTTGTAGTTCCTTCTAACTGTTTAGCTCAGATAGTAGAGATTAAAATAGTGAATGGAGCACAACAGCTGGTTCTTAAACTAATTCCTATGAAAGAAGCAACTTACAAACCTGTGAACAGTGCTGAAGAGGAACTTGAGAATCAAGGTATAGAAGGATCTgcggaaggaaaaaaaccatcttCTGTATCTCAAAATGAATTACTAACCATGGAAGTGAATGTAGACAAATTATCCAGTGTTAGCAACCAGCTTAATCTGGATAGTCCATATGAGAAGaattctgaatgtttttctgaTTCTCAACTCTCAGATTGTAACTCTGTATCTATACAGAGGGAGGATGCATCAAAATTACGCTTTCATTTGGTGAAAGGTATTGATGTCCATTCAGGTGTTATAGAACTTTGTTCTCCATCTCTGGTGATGAatagtactgaaaaaaaaagtgatcttaAATCCTCAAGGTGGGAagtagatggaaaaaataacttaCATTATGACTTGTATTGTTATGAAGAAGGTATGGATATACCCCCTCCAAAATATGCTGctatttctgaagagaaaagtTCCAAGAACATTTCAGTAGAGGCTGCTCAGGAGGGCAAAAattcctctccttctgcagttcTTAAACAAAAGGATACATTGCCTCTAAAGAGGGATGACAAAGAATGTAGGAGTCTGCCAGTCAGCtctacagaaatacatttagCTGGTAAGGGTTTTGTTAAAAAATCTGTTACATCTtctgaagcaggaaaaaactTTCACGTCACTAAAACTCCACGTTGCGAGGACATGACTTTTGGCTTTAGCAAAGTAAAGAGAGCTGAAACCATAAGTGAAAAGAACAATCTCCTTCTGGAATCATTAGAACTacagaagatggaaaataaagacaacCCTTTTGAGGGACCTGTTATTTCgtctgtattttctcttagCTCTGGGGCTGAAAATGTTCCAGAGGGTGTCAGATGGGATGACACAACATGCAATAAGAAGTCAGCAACACTGCTGTGTAGAAAGATTGCTCAGCTCATGTCTGCTGCTGAATCTAACATGAAATCCATGCCTTTGAGATGTCAAGCTTCTAGTAAAAAGGTGCTTTTCCCTCAAGAAAATTCAGCAAGCTGTGAGAGAGTTGTTCCTGCCACTGAAGTGGAACAGTCTGCATCTTTGCCTCAAGTGCATGGTGGAAGCAGTGTGATTAGTAGCGAAGAACACAGTAAAGATGAGTTGCTTACATTTGCAAGAACATCTAAAAGCAGGGTAACTAAAAATTCCCATGTTGCTACTCCAGTGTTTATCCCCAAAGGGACAATGCTGAGAGTGCTGAACGCTACTAGCAGTCAAAAATCAAATGGAATAGAAAACAGGAGTGAAACATCAGCTCCTTCTGTGTATTGCAATGAAATGTTTCTGCCTCGCCCGGTTCCTGTTAGTGTTTCTGAGACACTTAGTAGTAATTTTCCGTGTTTCCCTAATCAGAGTGAACCGAATGCTCAGTCCCAAAGTATATCACTCAGGCAAAGACCAAAGCGAGAGGcaagtgttaaaaataatagcaaacaAACTGGTGTaccatttcagaaaagcagtgatgTGAGTAAGCAAAGCAAACCTTACTCAAAGAGTCAACTACGTCCCAAAAATAAGGTGAAACAAGCAAGCTTCAGGGAACTTCCTAAGAGGAAGACAAGAACTCCGTCGGAAACCAGTTCCAGTTCTGACATGTCGTATCTGTTGACAGCAAGACGTCTTCGGCTTGTCCCTCTGAGAATGAATCAGTTGATAAAATGTCCTCGTCGTAACCAGCCAGTCGTGGTACTAAACCATCCTGATGTTGACTCGCCAGAGATAATGAATGTCATGAAGACTATCAACAAGTACAAAGGTCAAGTCCTGAAAGTAGTTCTATCAGAAAGGACAAGTAGTTGTCTTGGTGTCAAACGTTACCGAAAGCGTCTTACTCTTCAAAATGTTGAGACaggaaaccaagcaaaaaagcagagtatgctaaaaatgaaactaaaaaagACCCATAAAAACAACTACCAGGTGGTGGAAACTTCACCAGCTGAAACACTTCAGTGTATGTTTAAGTGTTGGTTTTGTGGAAGAGTATATATGGACCAAGAAGAATGGATAAGTCATGGACAGAGGCACTTGATAGAGGCAACCAAGGGTTGGgatgttctttctcttccagcaaAAAAGCATTAA